In Populus alba chromosome 1, ASM523922v2, whole genome shotgun sequence, a single window of DNA contains:
- the LOC118063572 gene encoding uncharacterized protein — translation MESNRKRKGFTKGKLMLFYRSSPKPPSNVQYSGKVKPSQTSPTTASVGYVNRDYMIAPQKQVVSFIVPAADNHRDKLSQFDTFFGVVGDVSVDTKATSYISSVQERFKLERVNSERKQLEDKL, via the coding sequence ATGGAGTCCAACCGCAAGCGCAAAGGGTTCACGAAGGGCAAGCTGATGCTGTTCTATCGTTCATCACCGAAGCCTCCCTCAAATGTACAGTACAGCGGCAAGGTTAAGCCAAGCCAGACATCTCCGACAACAGCTTCAGTGGGTTATGTTAACCGTGATTATATGATTGCTCCACAGAAGCAGGTGGTCTCATTTATAGTGCCTGCTGCAGACAACCATCGTGACAAGCTAAGCCAGTTCGACACCTTCTTCGGGGTTGTTGGTGATGTAAGTGTAGATACCAAGGCTACTAGCTACATCTCTTCTGTTCAAGAACGCTTCAAGCTTGAACGAGTCAACTCGGAACGAAAGCAGCTTGAAGACAAGCTGTAG